Proteins encoded within one genomic window of Humulus lupulus chromosome 1, drHumLupu1.1, whole genome shotgun sequence:
- the LOC133783404 gene encoding 3-ketoacyl CoA thiolase 1, peroxisomal-like isoform X1, which translates to MEKALNRQKILLHHLKPTSSFSFSSGTHESSALSASVCAAGDSAAYHRASAFGDDIVIVAAYRTPICKAKRGGFKDTPADDLLAVVLKAMIEKTNLDPSEVGDIVVGTVLAPGSQRATECRMAAIYAGFPDTVPIRTVNRQCSSGLQAVADVAASIKAGFYDIGIGAGVECMTVDNISRVRNMNPKQVDTFAQARDCLLPMGITSENVAHRYGITRQEQDQAAVNSHRRAAAATASGKFKDEIIPVSTKIVDPKTGEEKSITISVDDGIRPNTNLSALAKLKPAFKSDGSTTAGNSSQVSDGAGAVLLMKRSLAMQKGFPILGVFRSFSVVGVDPAVMGIGPSVAIPAAVKSAGLELDNIDLFEINEAFASQYVYCIKKLGLDPEKVNVNGGAIAFGHPLGATGARCVATLLNEMKRRGKDSRFGVVSMCIGTGMGAAAVLERGDSVDELCNARAVQGYRSSLGG; encoded by the exons ATGGAGAAAGCTCTCAATAGACAGAAAATTCTGCTCCATCATTTGAAACCCACTTCTTCTTTCTCATTTTCCTCTGGAACCCATGAATCTTCTGCTCTTTCT gCTTCGGTATGTGCAGCTGGTGACAGTGCGGCTTACCATCGGGCATCTGCGTTTGGAGACGATATAGTGATTGTGGC GGCTTACCGGACTCCAATTTGCAAAGCTAAGCGAGGAGGGTTTAAGGATACTCCAGCTGATGATTTACTTGCAGTTGTTTTAAAG GCCATGATAGAGAAAACAAATCTGGACCCAAGTGAAGTTGGGGATATAGTTGTTGGTACTGTTTTGGCACCTGGTTCACAAAGAGCAACAGAGTGCAGAATGGCAGCAATCTATGCTGGTTTTCCTG ATACGGTGCCAATCAGAACTGTCAACAGGCAATGTTCATCTGGTCTCCAAGCAGTTGCTGATGTTGCTGCTTCAATAAAAGCAGGATTTTATGACATTG GCATTGGAGCTGGAGTGGAGTGTATGACAGTAGACAATATTAGCAGAGTCAGGaacatgaacccaaaa CAGGTAGACACCTTTGCACAAGCCCGAGATTGTCTTCTTCCAATGGGTATTACTTCTGAAAATGTTGCACATCGCTATGGCATAACTAGGCAAGAGCAAGACCAGGCTGCT GTCAATTCTCATAGGCGTGCTGCTGCAGCAACCGCGTCTGGTAAATTCAAAGATGAAATTATCCCGGTTTCTACCAAG ATTGTGGACCCAAAAACTGGAGAGGAGAAGAGCATAACAATTTCTGTGGATGATGGAATCCGGCCAAATACAAACTTGAGTGCTTTGGCAAAGCTGAAGCCAGCCTTCAAGAGTGATGGGTCTACAACTGCAG GGAATTCAAGCCAGGTGAGTGATGGGGCTGGAGCAGTTCTCCTGATGAAGAGAAGCTTGGCTATGCAGAAGGGATTTCCTATCCTTGGTGTCTTCAG GAGTTTTTCTGTTGTTGGTGTGGATCCTGCTGTAATGGGCATAGGTCCATCTGTTGCAATCCCAGCTGCAGTGAAGTCTGCTGGTCTTGAACTTGATAACATCGACTTGTTCGAGATTAATGAG GCTTTTGCATCTCAATATGTATACTGCATTAAGAAACTGGGGCTTGATCCTGAGAAAGTCAATGTCAATGGAGGCGCCATTGCCTTTGGCCATCCTTTAGGCGCAACAG GTGCCCGCTGTGTTGCAACTTTGCTTAACGAGATGAAGCGTCGTGGGAAAGACTCTCGTTTTGGTGTCGTTTCGATGTGCATAG GGACTGGCATGGGAGCTGCAGCTGTGTTGGAAAGAGGGGACTCAGTTGATGAGCTATGCAACGCTAGAGCAGTTCAAGGTTATCGATCATCTCTTGGTGGTTAG
- the LOC133783404 gene encoding 3-ketoacyl CoA thiolase 1, peroxisomal-like isoform X2 — MEKALNRQKILLHHLKPTSSFSFSSGTHESSALSASVCAAGDSAAYHRASAFGDDIVIVAAYRTPICKAKRGGFKDTPADDLLAVVLKAMIEKTNLDPSEVGDIVVGTVLAPGSQRATECRMAAIYAGFPDTVPIRTVNRQCSSGLQAVADVAASIKAGFYDIGIGAGVECMTVDNISRVRNMNPKVDTFAQARDCLLPMGITSENVAHRYGITRQEQDQAAVNSHRRAAAATASGKFKDEIIPVSTKIVDPKTGEEKSITISVDDGIRPNTNLSALAKLKPAFKSDGSTTAGNSSQVSDGAGAVLLMKRSLAMQKGFPILGVFRSFSVVGVDPAVMGIGPSVAIPAAVKSAGLELDNIDLFEINEAFASQYVYCIKKLGLDPEKVNVNGGAIAFGHPLGATGARCVATLLNEMKRRGKDSRFGVVSMCIGTGMGAAAVLERGDSVDELCNARAVQGYRSSLGG, encoded by the exons ATGGAGAAAGCTCTCAATAGACAGAAAATTCTGCTCCATCATTTGAAACCCACTTCTTCTTTCTCATTTTCCTCTGGAACCCATGAATCTTCTGCTCTTTCT gCTTCGGTATGTGCAGCTGGTGACAGTGCGGCTTACCATCGGGCATCTGCGTTTGGAGACGATATAGTGATTGTGGC GGCTTACCGGACTCCAATTTGCAAAGCTAAGCGAGGAGGGTTTAAGGATACTCCAGCTGATGATTTACTTGCAGTTGTTTTAAAG GCCATGATAGAGAAAACAAATCTGGACCCAAGTGAAGTTGGGGATATAGTTGTTGGTACTGTTTTGGCACCTGGTTCACAAAGAGCAACAGAGTGCAGAATGGCAGCAATCTATGCTGGTTTTCCTG ATACGGTGCCAATCAGAACTGTCAACAGGCAATGTTCATCTGGTCTCCAAGCAGTTGCTGATGTTGCTGCTTCAATAAAAGCAGGATTTTATGACATTG GCATTGGAGCTGGAGTGGAGTGTATGACAGTAGACAATATTAGCAGAGTCAGGaacatgaacccaaaa GTAGACACCTTTGCACAAGCCCGAGATTGTCTTCTTCCAATGGGTATTACTTCTGAAAATGTTGCACATCGCTATGGCATAACTAGGCAAGAGCAAGACCAGGCTGCT GTCAATTCTCATAGGCGTGCTGCTGCAGCAACCGCGTCTGGTAAATTCAAAGATGAAATTATCCCGGTTTCTACCAAG ATTGTGGACCCAAAAACTGGAGAGGAGAAGAGCATAACAATTTCTGTGGATGATGGAATCCGGCCAAATACAAACTTGAGTGCTTTGGCAAAGCTGAAGCCAGCCTTCAAGAGTGATGGGTCTACAACTGCAG GGAATTCAAGCCAGGTGAGTGATGGGGCTGGAGCAGTTCTCCTGATGAAGAGAAGCTTGGCTATGCAGAAGGGATTTCCTATCCTTGGTGTCTTCAG GAGTTTTTCTGTTGTTGGTGTGGATCCTGCTGTAATGGGCATAGGTCCATCTGTTGCAATCCCAGCTGCAGTGAAGTCTGCTGGTCTTGAACTTGATAACATCGACTTGTTCGAGATTAATGAG GCTTTTGCATCTCAATATGTATACTGCATTAAGAAACTGGGGCTTGATCCTGAGAAAGTCAATGTCAATGGAGGCGCCATTGCCTTTGGCCATCCTTTAGGCGCAACAG GTGCCCGCTGTGTTGCAACTTTGCTTAACGAGATGAAGCGTCGTGGGAAAGACTCTCGTTTTGGTGTCGTTTCGATGTGCATAG GGACTGGCATGGGAGCTGCAGCTGTGTTGGAAAGAGGGGACTCAGTTGATGAGCTATGCAACGCTAGAGCAGTTCAAGGTTATCGATCATCTCTTGGTGGTTAG